Proteins from one Gemmatimonadota bacterium genomic window:
- a CDS encoding HNH endonuclease, which produces MPPRICPGCGDEHRHGGGSRCADCAHDHRKSLRSAAEARRLDAVRVGDQDIHWTLLGERDGWVCHLCSKRVPKVAGTAEQPMGATVDHLIPIAHGGEHVWANVALAHRTCNISRGARGVAQHRRP; this is translated from the coding sequence GTGCCGCCTCGAATCTGCCCGGGATGCGGCGACGAGCATCGGCACGGCGGCGGAAGCCGCTGCGCCGATTGCGCCCACGACCATCGCAAGTCGCTCCGCTCAGCCGCAGAGGCGCGCCGTCTTGACGCCGTTCGGGTCGGCGACCAGGACATCCACTGGACGTTGCTCGGCGAGCGCGATGGCTGGGTGTGCCACCTCTGCTCGAAGCGGGTGCCGAAGGTTGCTGGCACCGCCGAGCAGCCGATGGGCGCGACGGTCGACCACCTGATTCCGATCGCCCATGGCGGCGAACACGTGTGGGCGAATGTCGCCCTCGCGCATCGAACCTGCAACATCTCGCGTGGCGCCAGAGGCGTCGCGCAGCACCGGCGGCCGTAG